In the Rhodothermaceae bacterium genome, one interval contains:
- a CDS encoding DUF1553 domain-containing protein translates to MGCGRASHTDHAALPEVVDYNFHIRPILSDRCYACHGPDANARQADLRLDEESTAKQTKLISGGYAIVPGNLKKSRLYSRIHSEDAEFQMPPPESNLSLSDHEIAMIARWIDQGAEWKPHWSFLVPTYSDLPTVEQSDWPNNAIDYFILSNLEQQGFTPSPEATRSTILRRVTLDLTGLPPTLEQLDAFLSDTSSNAYEKVVDRLLDSPAYGEHMASAWLDIARYADTHGYQNDRDRYVWPWRDWVVSAYNQNLPFNEFGTWQLAGDLLPGATLEQRLATTFNRNHRQTNEGGSIEEEFRTEYVADRVNTLGTAFMGLTLECARCHDHKYDPITQGNYYGLFAFFNSVDESGQTSHFTDAVPVPAMDLPNPDQEDELDRLAREIKAAERAVLDLTEASRARFESWSPSVPPGFQSSPILQCEFESLNGEILQCNGNKRGEAVFSPTVVPGHTGNAMAFDGESGFLFTDVQEFERTTPFSVSIWINPGEETGLIIHRTQAALDAGSRGWELALDRGHLVAQLAHMWPENSVRIQTTATVPLEDWTHVAMTYDGSSRASGLRLYIDGLPAEVEVIRDGLTRHITYDTMEVPLQIGYRFRDSGLRDGAVDELELYDRVLYGFEVARLAGNLDAPLDSEDMFRWYLAHEVVPWQRSHVILQDLREEENTLLKGIPEIMVMQEMHAPRVAHVLERGQYDALGAQVEAHTPEAILPLPDDLPRNRLGLAEWLFSPVHPLTARVAVNRHWQKYFGTGIVSTPEDFGRQGALPSFPELLDYLATTFIESGWDIKAMQRLIVTSATYRQRSEPTAELLAFDPGNEQLARGPRLRLSAEMIRDQALAVSGLLDQTLGGPPVKPYQPEGLWEEKSGIQYDQSSGRDLYRRTLYTFFKRTSPPPSLITFDMPTRAQCVLRRQRTATPMQALVLLNDPQYVEAARHLSARMLKEGTLEGQIELGFRALTGRSPTPPETQTLKALYREQFELFSRNPESARQLLEIGESPLEQGSNLAQWAAHTMIASTLLSFDESIEKY, encoded by the coding sequence ATATCCGCCCCATCCTGTCTGATCGCTGTTATGCCTGCCATGGACCTGATGCCAATGCCCGACAGGCCGATTTGCGTCTGGATGAGGAATCCACAGCAAAACAGACAAAATTGATCTCGGGTGGATATGCAATCGTCCCGGGAAATCTCAAAAAAAGTCGGCTGTATTCGCGGATTCATTCCGAGGATGCAGAGTTCCAGATGCCTCCGCCGGAGTCAAACCTGTCCCTTTCGGATCACGAGATTGCGATGATTGCCCGCTGGATTGATCAGGGGGCTGAGTGGAAACCCCACTGGAGCTTTCTTGTGCCAACGTATTCCGACCTACCTACAGTAGAACAATCTGACTGGCCAAACAATGCGATTGATTATTTCATTCTGTCGAATCTTGAACAACAGGGATTTACTCCTTCTCCAGAGGCAACACGAAGTACCATCCTTCGGCGGGTTACCCTTGATCTGACGGGGCTCCCTCCGACGCTGGAACAGCTGGATGCTTTCTTGTCAGATACCTCGTCGAATGCCTACGAAAAGGTGGTGGATCGGCTATTGGATTCACCGGCCTACGGAGAGCATATGGCCTCGGCGTGGCTTGATATTGCCAGATATGCAGATACGCATGGCTACCAGAATGACCGGGATCGCTACGTATGGCCATGGCGTGACTGGGTGGTGAGCGCATACAACCAAAACCTGCCATTCAATGAATTTGGAACGTGGCAACTCGCAGGCGATCTGTTGCCGGGCGCAACCCTGGAGCAACGGCTTGCCACGACCTTCAATCGGAATCACCGGCAGACCAATGAGGGAGGCAGCATAGAGGAAGAGTTCCGGACCGAGTACGTGGCTGACCGCGTCAATACACTTGGAACTGCATTCATGGGCCTGACGCTTGAGTGCGCGCGGTGTCATGATCATAAGTACGACCCGATCACGCAGGGCAATTACTATGGGCTCTTTGCCTTTTTCAATAGTGTAGACGAGTCGGGGCAGACTTCCCATTTTACTGACGCAGTACCGGTCCCAGCAATGGATCTGCCAAATCCAGATCAAGAGGATGAACTAGATCGTTTAGCTCGGGAAATCAAAGCAGCAGAGCGCGCTGTTTTAGATCTGACTGAAGCCTCAAGAGCACGCTTTGAATCCTGGAGCCCATCCGTGCCCCCTGGCTTTCAATCCTCTCCGATCCTTCAGTGTGAATTTGAATCTCTGAATGGAGAGATCCTCCAGTGCAATGGAAACAAGAGGGGAGAGGCTGTCTTTAGTCCGACCGTAGTGCCCGGCCATACCGGCAATGCAATGGCTTTTGACGGCGAAAGCGGTTTCCTGTTTACGGATGTGCAGGAATTCGAGCGGACCACGCCGTTTTCGGTCAGTATCTGGATCAACCCTGGGGAGGAGACGGGGCTGATCATCCATCGGACACAGGCTGCCCTTGACGCAGGCAGCCGGGGCTGGGAGCTGGCACTTGATCGTGGTCACCTAGTTGCGCAACTGGCCCATATGTGGCCGGAAAACTCCGTACGCATTCAAACAACCGCTACCGTCCCGCTCGAGGATTGGACACATGTCGCAATGACGTATGACGGATCCAGTCGTGCTTCCGGTCTGCGTCTCTACATAGATGGCCTCCCCGCCGAGGTGGAGGTCATTCGTGATGGCCTGACGCGTCACATTACGTATGATACAATGGAGGTACCACTTCAGATTGGGTATCGATTCAGAGATAGCGGATTGCGAGATGGGGCAGTGGATGAGCTTGAGCTGTATGATCGCGTGCTGTATGGTTTTGAGGTTGCCCGACTGGCCGGGAACCTGGATGCACCACTGGATTCAGAGGACATGTTCCGGTGGTATCTTGCCCATGAAGTGGTCCCGTGGCAACGCTCACATGTGATCCTCCAGGATCTACGTGAAGAGGAAAATACACTCCTGAAGGGCATCCCGGAAATCATGGTCATGCAGGAGATGCACGCCCCGCGTGTGGCACACGTCCTGGAGCGTGGTCAGTACGATGCCCTAGGCGCACAAGTTGAAGCACACACGCCGGAGGCTATTCTGCCGCTGCCCGACGACCTGCCGCGAAATCGACTCGGATTGGCAGAGTGGCTCTTTAGTCCTGTGCATCCTCTTACCGCGCGTGTCGCGGTGAACCGGCACTGGCAAAAATATTTTGGGACGGGGATTGTGTCAACACCCGAAGATTTTGGACGACAGGGTGCATTGCCATCATTTCCGGAACTCCTTGATTATCTGGCGACGACCTTCATAGAGTCTGGATGGGATATCAAAGCCATGCAGCGACTGATTGTGACCAGCGCCACGTATCGGCAGCGATCCGAGCCCACAGCTGAACTTTTGGCATTTGATCCAGGAAATGAGCAATTAGCCCGGGGACCCCGGCTTCGCCTGAGTGCCGAAATGATTCGTGATCAGGCGCTCGCAGTCAGTGGATTACTTGACCAAACCTTGGGAGGACCTCCCGTGAAGCCGTACCAGCCAGAGGGTCTTTGGGAAGAGAAGTCCGGGATCCAGTATGATCAGAGCTCGGGCAGGGACCTCTATCGGCGCACGCTGTACACATTCTTTAAGCGCACCTCGCCGCCCCCTTCGTTGATCACGTTCGATATGCCGACACGGGCACAGTGTGTACTGCGCCGTCAGCGGACGGCGACTCCCATGCAGGCCTTGGTTCTGTTGAATGATCCCCAATATGTGGAGGCTGCGCGTCATCTGTCCGCTCGTATGCTGAAAGAGGGTACGCTCGAGGGGCAGATTGAGTTGGGATTTCGGGCGCTGACGGGGCGAAGTCCAACGCCCCCCGAAACGCAGACCCTCAAAGCATTGTATCGGGAACAGTTTGAACTCTTTTCTCGGAACCCGGAGTCCGCGAGACAATTACTGGAAATTGGAGAATCTCCCCTGGAACAGGGATCGAACCTTGCACAGTGGGCCGCGCATACTATGATTGCGAGCACACTGTTATCTTTTGATGAGTCGATTGAGAAATATTGA